From a region of the Arachis ipaensis cultivar K30076 chromosome B09, Araip1.1, whole genome shotgun sequence genome:
- the LOC107615861 gene encoding glycine-rich cell wall structural protein encodes MVRVDKRVAAVLLLLCVNAFVANVVVARNVASVNEEKNFGFGKGGGFGGGFGGGGGAGGGFGGGFGGGAGGGAGGGGGFGGGAGGGGGHGLGGGVGGKGGGLGGGGGFGKGGGLGGGHGFGGGAGGGFGKGGGLGGGHGGGAGGGAGGGFGKGGGLGGGVGGGHGIGGGAGGGFGKGGGLGGGIGKGGGLGGGAGGGFGKGGGLGGGVGGGFGKGGGLGGGIGKGGGFGGGVGGGSGGGVGGGFGKGGGFGGGIGGGSGGGFGGGGGGGGGGGGGGGFGGGAGGGFGGGAGGGADH; translated from the exons ATGgtacgagttgacaaaagagttgCAGCAGTGTTGCTGTTGCTGTGTGTTAATGCTTTTGTGGCCAATGTTGTGGTTGCAAGGAATGTGGCGAGTGTGAATGAGGAGAAGAACTTCGGATTTGGAAAGGGAGGTGGTTTTGGAGGAGggtttggtggtggtggaggagctgGTGGTGGTTTTGGGGGTGGCTTTGGAGGTGGTGCAGGCGGTGGGGCTGGAGGTGGAGGAGGCTTTGGTGGGGGTGCAGGTGGCGGTGGGGGACATGGACTTGGAGGAGGTGTTGGTG GGAAGGGTGGAGGACTTGGTGGTGGTGGCGGCTTTGGAAAAGGTGGTGGTCTTGGTGGAGGACATGGGTTCGGTGGCGGTGCCGGTGGCGGATTTGGAAAGGGTGGAGGTCTTGGTGGTGGACACGGTGGTGGTGCCGGTGGTGGTGCCGGTGGTGGTTTTGGAAAAGGTGGAGGACTTGGCGGTGGTGTTGGTGGAGGACATGGAATTGGTGGTGGTGCCGGTGGTGGGTTTGGAAAGGGTGGTGGACTTGGAGGTGGAATTGGCAAAGGGGGAGGATTAGGTGGCGGTGCTGGTGGCGGCTTTGGAAAAGGTGGTGGTTtaggtggtggtgttggtggtggaTTTGGAAAGGGTGGTGGCCTTGGAGGAGGAATTGGCAAAGGTGGTGGTTTTGGTGGCGGTGTTGGAGGAGGCTCAGGTGGCGGTGTTGGAGGAGGATTTGGTAAAGGTGGAGGTTTCGGTGGTGGTATTGGAGGGGGATCTGGTGGTGGCTTCggaggaggtggaggtggaggtggaggtggaggtggaggtggaggatTTGGCGGAGGAGCAGGAGGTGGGTTTGGTGGAGGAGCTGGTGGGGGAGCTGACCACTGA